One genomic window of Cyprinus carpio isolate SPL01 chromosome A23, ASM1834038v1, whole genome shotgun sequence includes the following:
- the LOC109073220 gene encoding interleukin-1 receptor-associated kinase 1-binding protein 1 homolog, translating to MAHSPSRVFAAVSPSAGDVYRDENESVFNRGRKQTLLPTQSNARVIQMTGCAELSCPPDRATVTISVKNSKEHVNDVTNSVTRRLEYILQTARQHDVKEESITVTKHLQREEELFHMRAEVLVVFSDFEKMQQARSVLIEKLDKSVCVGDPYYSHSAESLTLLRRRVCLEAVDNARLKASEACCILGQALGRPLLVREEESREWTSGQHEVTDSPLTLHQKTGVTLVSASSRVFVAFELRPKDSNRRKF from the exons ATGGCGCACAGTCCGTCTCGTGTCTTTGCTGCAGTTTCACCGAGTGCTGGTGATGTTTACCGAGACGAAAACGAATCGGTGTTTAACCGGGGCCGCAAGCAAACACTTTTACCCACTCAAAGCAATGCGAGAGTGATTCAGATGACGGGCTGTGCGGAGTTATCGTGTCCCCCGGACCGCGCCACCGTTACCATCAGCGTCAAAAACAGTAAAGAACATGTTAACGACGTGACTAACAGCGTTACCCGAAGACTGGAGTACATACTACAGACTGCGAGACAGCATGATGTCAAG GAAGAAAGCATCACTGTGACCAAGCATTTACAAAGAGAGGAAGAGCTCTTCCACATGCGCGCTGAG GTGCTTGTGGTGTTTTCAGACTTTGAGAAGATGCAACAAGCACGCTCAGTTTTGATTGAGAAACTTGACAAAAGTGTGTGCGTTGGTGACCCTTACTACAGTCACAGCGCTGAAAGTCTCACTTTGTTAAG ACGGCGTGTATGTTTGGAAGCTGTGGACAACGCCCGGCTAAAAGCCAGCGAGGCATGTTGCATTCTGGGACAAGCTCTGGGACGGCCGCTGCTTGTACGTGAGGAGGAATCACGAGAGTGGACCAGCGGCCAGCATGAAGTGACTGACTCTCCTCTAACACTACATCAGAAGACTGGGGTTACATTAGTCTCTGCCTCTTCGCGTGTATTTGTGGCCTTTGAATTGCGACCGAAGGACAGCAACAGGAGGAAATTTTGA
- the LOC109073219 gene encoding uncharacterized protein LOC109073219, protein MPQITSGVIIQLTLLLSALPAQYLISKWTSGTATQRYIATQRILDTWDSIRTSYLNTAVWVDWLNTWIPKLPTFAEEEDEYQTLEETLAIELMMHDNEHGYFAVSKEVRSPRPAYVLHRVGQVVMTQNNMVGVIIGWDAGLRAPPEWNKRKKYPELERAKDTPHYRIMFSGPDSSSVLIGYIPQYNIKLFLAFQPDIPTLQHYFSHFDGEKFVMEEWLQEIYPHD, encoded by the exons ATGCCTCAAATCACGTCAGGTGTGATCATACAGCTGACGCTCCTGCTGTCAGCTCTACCTGCGCAGTATCTCATCTCCAAATGGACAAGCGGCACTGCGACACAACGATACATCGCCACTCAGAG AATCCTTGACACATGGGACTCCATAAGAACATCCTACTTGAACACAGCTGTCTGGGTTGACTGGCTAAATACCTGGATTCCCAAACTACC GACCTTcgctgaggaagaggatgagtATCAAACTCTGGAAGAAACGCTTGCGATCGAGCTGATGATGCATGATAATGAGCACGGGTACTTTGCAG tGTCAAAGGAGGTGCGAAGCCCCAGGCCGGCATACGTGCTGCACCGTGTAGGTCAAGTTGTGATGACACAGAATAATATGGTCGGGGTGATCATAGGATGGGATGCAGGACTCAGAGCCCCACCAGAGTGGAATAAGAGAAAGAAATACCCAGAG CTGGAGAGAGCCAAGGACACTCCTCATTACAGAATTATGTTCAGTGGACCTGATTCCTCATCAGTACTGATTGGATACATTCCCCAGTATAACATCAAGCTCTTTCTAGCCTTTCAG CCAGACATTCCTACTCTACAGCACTATTTTTCACACTTCGATGGGGAAAAGTTTGTTATGGAGGAATGGTTGCAAGAAATCTACCCTCACGACTGA